The Plasmodium brasilianum strain Bolivian I chromosome 14, whole genome shotgun sequence genome contains a region encoding:
- a CDS encoding hypothetical protein (conserved Plasmodium protein), which translates to MSLGSRKNDECNLEASKENNNKNNNSNKNKNNSNNNKNNSNNNKNNSNNNKYNNDDENNKNELLHNEKNKTTFCSSDNDEMISCSLDKENSNNYENLLSYKNSNSKNEQSYNGNYPTMNNKDENNLQFKEVNPQNDNKLSYNIFEENFLKVRKDKNKNIISKEVHEDEEVIEYKEVNEEVKEEVDEEVKVNQKVQQDVNEGVKEEVNEEVKVNQKVQQDVNEGEKEEVNEEVKVNQKVQEDVNEVDEIKTVLTQNEMGKETEKEIQDEGMDQRQTEEKIKMKRETGKQVGDEDVSQQNEVNMQSQAEVLKNVVPNEEMGIMFNVYHIGINKIEAIKALYRDYKKNFNKSFKEKMNKLNSFICFYNDNNLGNHITVDYINDKDKINAIKRERLSRLFLYIEDINKLKQALKVNQQHNNMELEDDGKKEHFYDANENIDDFFIFDHPLSYLNNDVETIFTECENSSFFRDDASIDNFLEEGKNKSSEEFNMSNIFAKFSLKNYYFFDINKNLCYIYDCTPMVIKKFAEKINSYNIGKNSNKDLNSTTSDNISFPIDPQSNDNSNYYPSHPLTTSQNLETYIQFHCEKWQENMYDIVEVNSLEFDFHRLKCSIM; encoded by the coding sequence ATGTCTTTAGGTAGTCGCAAAAATGATGAATGTAATTTAGAAGCaagtaaagaaaataataataaaaataataatagtaataaaaataaaaataatagtaataacaataaaaataatagtaataacaataaaaataatagtaataataataaatataataatgatgatgaaaataataaaaatgaattgttacataatgaaaaaaacaaaacaactTTTTGTTCATCAGACAATGATGAAATGATTAGCTGTTCCTTAGATAAAGAGAATAGTAacaattatgaaaatttattatctTATAAGAACAGCAATTCGAAAAATGAGCAGTCTTATAATGGCAATTATCCCACtatgaataataaagatgaaaataatcTTCAGTTTAAAGAAGTCAATCcacaaaatgataataaattaagttataacatttttgaggagaactttttaaaagttagaaaagataaaaacaaaaatataatttccaAAGAGGTGCATGAGGATGAAGAAGTCATCGAATATAAAGAAGTAAACGAAGAAGTAAAGGAAGAGGTAGACGAAGAAGTTAAAGTTAACCAAAAAGTTCAACAAGATGTAAACGAAGGAGTAAAGGAAGAAGTTAACGAAGAAGTTAAAGTTAACCAAAAAGTTCAACAAGATGTAAACGAAGGAGAAAAGGAAGAAGTTAACGAAGAAGTTAAAGTTAACCAAAAAGTTCAAGAAGACGTAAACGAAGTAGACGAAATAAAAACAGTTTTAACTCAAAATGAAATGGGTAAAGAAACCGAAAAGGAAATACAGGATGAAGGAATGGATCAAAGACAAACagaagagaaaataaaaatgaaaagagaaACAGGAAAACAGGTAGGTGATGAAGATGTATCACAACAAAATGAGGTTAATATGCAATCACAAGCAGAAGTGTTGAAGAATGTAGTACCTAATGAAGAAATGGGAATTATGTTTAATGTTTACCATATaggtattaataaaatagagGCAATCAAAGCTTTGTATAGagattacaaaaaaaattttaacaaaagtTTCAAAGAGAAAATGAACAAGTTAAATTCTTTCATCTGtttttataatgataataactTAGGAAATCATATTACTGttgattatataaatgataaagataaaataaatgcaatTAAAAGGGAAAGATTATCCCGTTTGTTTTTGTACATTGAggacataaataaattaaaacaagCATTAAAAGTTAATCAACAACATAATAACATGGAATTAGAGGATGATGGAAAGAAAGAACATTTTTACGAtgcaaatgaaaatattgatgactttttcatttttgatcACCCCttatcatatttaaataatgatgtAGAAACAATTTTTACAGAATGTGAAAATTCGTCATTTTTTAGAGATGATGCAAGTATTGATAATTTCCTAGAAGAAGGGAAGAACAAATCAAGTGAAGAATTTAATATGTCCAATATATTtgcaaaattttctttaaaaaattattacttttttgatattaataaaaatttgtgtTATATTTACGACTGCACTCCTAtggtaattaaaaaatttgcggaaaaaataaattcttacAACATAGGTAAAAATAGCAATAAAGATCTAAATAGTACAACATCAGATAATATAAGTTTTCCGATAGATCCCCAAAGCAATGATAATTCTAACTACTATCCCAGTCATCCTCTTACAACTAGTCAAAACTTAGAAACATATATTCAGTTTCATTGTGAAAAATGGCAGGAAAATATGTATGACATTGTTGAAGTAAATAGTCTTGAATTCGATTTTCATCGCCTAAAATGCAGTATAATGTAA
- a CDS encoding cytochrome c, with the protein MKLNNNKKNDLLDDEFSTTFVLPEGDKVKGEKLFKKHCKQCHSIAPDNSQSNSGFTSWGPSLFNVYNRTAGMSKGNSPFQVSQDMSSSGIIWNDINLLKYMKNPKQFVEANIGMNFKGISNLQDRVDIVHYLKTLTYEDPHGKAIAEKYSKNKKKS; encoded by the coding sequence atgaaattgaataataataaaaagaatgatTTGTTAGACGACGAATTTTCAACCACATTTGTGTTACCCGAAGGGGACAAGGTAAAAGGTGAAAAACTGTTTAAAAAACATTGTAAACAGTGTCATTCAATAGCTCCAGATAATAGTCAGTCAAATTCGGGATTTACAAGTTGGGGACCTTCCTTATTCAATGTTTATAATAGAACAGCCGGGATGAGCAAAGGAAATTCTCCATTTCAAGTTTCACAGGATATGAGCTCGTCAGGAATAATATGgaatgatataaatttactaaaatatatgaaaaatccAAAACAGTTCGTTGAAGCGAATATTGGTATGAACTTCAAAGGAATTTCAAATCTTCAAGATAGGGTTGACATTGTGCATTACTTAAAAACATTGACTTATGAAGACCCACATGGGAAGGCAATTGCggaaaaatattcaaaaaataaaaagaagagttAG